A single Pseudalkalibacillus hwajinpoensis DNA region contains:
- a CDS encoding aldehyde dehydrogenase codes for MENYQELTAKQQSFFQSGKTKDVSFRIDTLTKLKELMTSHEQDIIAALKADLNKPEVETKRAEIGLVLGEINFMIENLSSWSAPKEVETPSTHAGATSFIVAEPYGSALVIAPWNYPVQLAVAPLAGAIAAGNCAVLKPSELTPHTSSLLAKMINENFPKEYLRVVEGEVETSTALLKEKFDYIFFTGSTGVGKIVAEAAAKHLTPVTLELGGKSPAIVHEDANLDEAAARIARGKFANAGQTCVAPDYLLVNRKVKDQLIAKMQETITNTYGENVSENHDFPHVVSERHFDRLQKFLDNGDLVIGGKSDKSRLFIEPTILDNISWEDPVMQDEIFGPILPVIVYDELSEAINAIVDRPKPLALYLFSDEEAVQDEVLNTISFGGGAINDTINHMTSHYLPFGGVGNSGMGAYHGQASFDTFTHFKSILKRSNK; via the coding sequence TTGGAAAACTATCAAGAACTTACAGCGAAGCAACAGTCATTTTTCCAAAGTGGAAAAACAAAAGACGTGTCGTTTCGTATCGATACATTAACGAAATTAAAAGAGCTTATGACGTCGCATGAACAGGATATTATTGCCGCTTTAAAAGCTGATCTGAATAAACCTGAAGTAGAAACAAAGCGTGCAGAGATTGGACTTGTGTTGGGCGAAATTAACTTTATGATTGAGAATTTATCTTCTTGGTCCGCTCCAAAAGAAGTGGAGACACCATCAACCCATGCAGGCGCCACAAGTTTTATTGTTGCTGAACCTTATGGATCAGCACTTGTGATAGCACCATGGAACTATCCGGTTCAACTTGCCGTTGCGCCATTAGCAGGAGCCATTGCGGCTGGGAACTGCGCTGTATTAAAGCCTTCTGAGTTAACACCCCACACTTCTAGTCTTTTAGCCAAGATGATTAATGAGAATTTCCCTAAAGAATATTTGCGTGTCGTTGAAGGGGAAGTGGAAACGAGCACGGCTCTTCTAAAAGAGAAGTTTGATTACATCTTCTTCACTGGTAGTACAGGAGTCGGGAAAATTGTAGCAGAGGCAGCGGCGAAGCACTTAACGCCTGTTACCCTTGAGTTAGGTGGTAAAAGTCCAGCGATTGTGCATGAGGATGCTAACTTAGACGAAGCTGCAGCACGTATTGCGCGCGGGAAATTCGCAAATGCGGGACAAACATGTGTAGCGCCAGATTATCTTCTTGTAAACCGTAAAGTCAAAGATCAATTGATTGCTAAGATGCAAGAAACGATTACAAACACATATGGAGAGAACGTCTCAGAAAATCATGATTTTCCACATGTCGTGAGTGAACGTCATTTTGATCGTCTACAAAAGTTTTTGGATAATGGTGATTTAGTAATTGGAGGCAAGTCAGACAAATCTCGCCTCTTTATTGAGCCTACAATCTTAGACAATATTTCTTGGGAAGATCCTGTGATGCAAGATGAAATCTTTGGACCAATTCTACCTGTCATCGTATACGATGAATTATCAGAAGCGATCAATGCTATTGTAGATCGTCCAAAACCACTTGCTTTATATCTTTTTTCTGATGAGGAAGCTGTACAAGATGAAGTGTTAAACACTATTTCATTTGGTGGTGGGGCGATTAACGATACGATTAATCATATGACATCTCACTATCTTCCATTTGGCGGAGTAGGGAATAGTGGTATGGGAGCTTATCATGGGCAGGCAAGCTTTGATACGTTCACACACTTTAAGAGCATTTTGAAACGCTCGAATAAATAA
- a CDS encoding Cof-type HAD-IIB family hydrolase: MSYKMIVLDLDDTLLNADQMISARSKEALMQAQQEGNKVVLASGRPTFGMVPYAEELLLADYGSYILSFNGGKIINCHSKKDFFSQTLSVEAVQRLYEISLRENVYIHTYVGNEIITAEENPYTTIESDLTGLPITVVDSFIDSVTEPVVKVLMVGEPEHLKKVETKLQAELGEEFSVMRSKPYFLEFTDKGITKGTSIEKLINELDVKREEVIAVGDSYNDQEMIEFAGLGVAMGNAPDDIKKISDYIADTNENDGVAKVVEKFLLKGQLITK; the protein is encoded by the coding sequence ATGTCATATAAAATGATTGTATTAGATTTAGACGATACATTGCTCAATGCTGATCAAATGATTTCTGCTCGAAGTAAAGAGGCTCTTATGCAAGCTCAGCAAGAAGGAAACAAAGTCGTGCTTGCGTCTGGACGCCCAACATTCGGAATGGTCCCATATGCCGAGGAGCTTCTTCTCGCAGACTATGGGAGTTATATTCTTTCTTTTAATGGCGGAAAGATTATTAACTGTCATTCCAAAAAAGATTTCTTCAGTCAGACATTATCTGTCGAGGCTGTTCAACGACTTTATGAAATCAGTCTTCGAGAGAACGTCTATATTCACACGTACGTCGGGAATGAAATTATTACCGCCGAAGAAAATCCCTACACAACAATTGAGTCTGATCTAACAGGTCTACCTATCACTGTCGTCGATTCGTTTATTGATAGTGTCACAGAACCGGTTGTAAAAGTTCTGATGGTTGGTGAACCGGAGCACCTGAAGAAAGTGGAAACCAAACTTCAAGCCGAGTTAGGTGAAGAATTCAGCGTGATGCGTTCCAAGCCTTACTTTCTCGAGTTTACTGATAAAGGGATTACGAAAGGCACGAGCATCGAGAAGCTTATTAACGAGCTCGATGTTAAACGAGAAGAAGTCATTGCAGTTGGTGACAGCTACAATGATCAAGAAATGATTGAATTTGCGGGCCTCGGTGTTGCAATGGGTAATGCTCCCGATGACATCAAAAAGATTTCCGACTATATTGCAGATACGAACGAGAATGATGGTGTCGCAAAAGTGGTTGAAAAGTTTCTTTTGAAGGGTCAGCTTATAACAAAATAA
- the katG gene encoding catalase/peroxidase HPI produces MDKNEMHDSQAGKCPVSHGQTKEDSAITTTKVKTTNKDWWPNQLNLQLLQQHDRKSNPMGEDFDYAEEFKKLDYYALKQDLRDLMTDSQDWWPADYGHYGPLFIRMSWHAAGTYRTGDGRGGGATGSQRFAPLNSWPDNASLDKARRLLWPIKQKYGNKISWADLLVITGNVALESMGLNTFGFAGGREDVWHPEEDIYWGTEKEWLGDNRYSGDRELESPLAAVQMGLIYVNPEGPNGEPDPLGSARDIRETFARMGMNDEETVALIAGGHTFGKGHGAGDAEANVGAAPEAADIEEQGLGWKNSYGSGKGRDTITSGVDGAWTANPTKWDNGYYDLLFGYEWELTKSPAGAHQWKPVNPKPEDLAPDAEDPSIKVNTMMTTADMALREDEIYEKISRRFHEDIEYFADQFARAWFKLLHRDMGPKERYLGPEVPQEDLIWQDPIPNVDYELTAAEVENLKAKILDSGLSVSELVTTAWASASTYRGSDYRGGANGARIRLEPQKNWDVNEPEQLSKVLSVYEKIQSKLDKKVSLADLIVLGGSAAVERAAKDAGVDVTVPFAPGRGDATQEQTDVESFDVLEPMADGFRNYQKKEYTLSPEELLVDKSQLLGLTAPEMTVLIGGMRVLGTNHKGMKHGVFTDRVGTLTNDFFVNLLDMGIEWKPADFNEYEGRDRKTGELVRTASRVDLVFGSNSILRAYAEVYAQEDNKEKFVRDFVSAWVKIMNADRFDLKTSKDKMASNA; encoded by the coding sequence ATGGATAAAAACGAAATGCATGACAGCCAAGCTGGGAAGTGCCCTGTCTCTCACGGCCAAACAAAGGAAGATAGCGCCATCACCACAACTAAAGTGAAGACTACAAATAAAGACTGGTGGCCGAACCAGTTAAACTTGCAACTACTTCAACAGCACGACCGCAAAAGCAACCCAATGGGGGAAGACTTTGACTATGCTGAAGAATTTAAAAAGCTGGACTATTACGCACTGAAGCAGGATCTTCGTGACTTAATGACAGACAGCCAGGACTGGTGGCCAGCTGATTACGGCCATTACGGCCCTCTCTTTATCCGTATGTCATGGCACGCAGCCGGTACATATCGTACTGGTGACGGACGTGGCGGCGGCGCTACAGGTTCACAGCGCTTTGCACCACTGAACAGCTGGCCAGATAACGCGAGCCTTGATAAAGCACGTCGTCTCCTTTGGCCAATTAAGCAAAAGTACGGAAATAAGATTTCTTGGGCTGACCTACTCGTCATCACTGGTAACGTTGCGCTTGAATCAATGGGCTTGAACACATTTGGTTTTGCAGGCGGACGCGAAGACGTGTGGCATCCAGAAGAGGATATCTATTGGGGTACCGAGAAAGAGTGGCTCGGTGACAACCGTTATTCAGGCGACCGCGAGCTCGAAAGTCCGCTAGCTGCTGTTCAAATGGGACTTATCTATGTAAATCCAGAAGGACCAAATGGCGAACCAGATCCGCTAGGAAGTGCACGTGACATTCGTGAAACATTTGCCCGCATGGGAATGAATGATGAAGAAACAGTTGCCTTGATTGCTGGTGGTCACACGTTTGGTAAAGGGCACGGAGCAGGAGACGCTGAAGCTAACGTTGGAGCGGCACCGGAAGCTGCTGATATTGAAGAACAGGGACTCGGTTGGAAGAACTCTTACGGAAGTGGTAAAGGTCGCGACACAATTACAAGTGGTGTAGACGGCGCATGGACTGCTAATCCAACAAAATGGGATAACGGATACTATGACTTACTATTCGGATATGAGTGGGAATTAACGAAAAGCCCTGCAGGTGCACACCAATGGAAGCCAGTTAATCCTAAACCAGAGGACCTTGCACCTGATGCTGAAGATCCTTCAATCAAAGTGAATACTATGATGACAACAGCAGATATGGCGCTTCGTGAAGATGAAATTTATGAAAAGATTTCACGTCGCTTCCACGAGGATATCGAATATTTCGCTGATCAATTTGCACGTGCATGGTTCAAATTGCTTCACCGTGACATGGGACCGAAAGAAAGATACCTTGGCCCTGAAGTACCACAGGAAGATTTGATCTGGCAGGACCCGATCCCGAATGTGGATTACGAATTGACTGCTGCTGAAGTTGAAAACCTGAAAGCTAAAATCCTCGACTCCGGATTAAGTGTCAGCGAGCTTGTGACAACAGCTTGGGCTTCTGCAAGTACGTATCGCGGCTCTGATTATCGCGGTGGTGCTAATGGTGCGCGTATCCGCTTAGAACCACAAAAGAACTGGGATGTAAATGAACCAGAACAATTATCAAAAGTCCTATCCGTATATGAGAAAATCCAAAGCAAACTTGATAAAAAAGTTAGCCTTGCTGACTTGATTGTTCTTGGAGGTAGTGCAGCTGTAGAAAGAGCGGCAAAAGATGCTGGTGTTGACGTTACTGTTCCATTCGCACCAGGACGCGGGGATGCAACGCAAGAGCAAACAGATGTTGAAAGCTTTGACGTATTAGAGCCAATGGCTGACGGATTCCGCAACTATCAGAAGAAGGAATACACGTTAAGTCCTGAGGAACTTCTAGTCGACAAGTCACAGCTGCTCGGTCTAACTGCTCCTGAAATGACCGTTCTTATTGGTGGTATGCGCGTACTCGGGACAAACCACAAGGGTATGAAGCATGGCGTGTTCACTGATCGCGTTGGTACACTAACAAACGACTTCTTTGTAAACCTACTCGACATGGGAATTGAATGGAAGCCAGCTGACTTCAATGAATACGAAGGACGCGACCGTAAAACAGGCGAACTTGTCCGCACTGCTTCACGCGTTGACCTCGTCTTCGGTTCAAACTCCATCCTCCGTGCTTACGCAGAAGTCTATGCACAAGAGGACAATAAAGAGAAATTCGTGCGCGACTTTGTGTCGGCATGGGTGAAGATTATGAATGCCGATCGTTTTGATCTGAAAACGAGTAAGGATAAGATGGCGTCTAACGCATAA
- a CDS encoding iron-sulfur cluster biosynthesis family protein → MTITFTDAAIEQLNTEDYVAFQLNPSLGGCSIGADWITFKVLSSKETQTGEKLVETNYKPVVLGVKHESFFKEDMIIDYSSKRNAYMLKSKSEILSSRLPLEK, encoded by the coding sequence TTGACTATTACGTTTACGGACGCTGCAATTGAACAGTTAAATACAGAGGATTACGTAGCTTTTCAGCTTAATCCTAGTTTAGGTGGATGTAGTATTGGTGCGGATTGGATCACATTTAAAGTTTTGTCTTCCAAGGAAACACAGACAGGTGAGAAGTTGGTAGAGACTAATTATAAGCCTGTGGTTTTAGGAGTTAAGCACGAATCCTTTTTCAAAGAAGATATGATCATTGACTACTCTAGTAAAAGAAATGCATATATGTTAAAAAGCAAAAGTGAGATTCTCAGTTCTCGTTTGCCATTAGAAAAATAA
- a CDS encoding ATP-binding protein, with amino-acid sequence MSVEISGVQGYEYQYLATVYIALSNLEKDNIELIVEKKGGEDAELIIVEDGQKNTVEIQVKSTQADLTLKELTSWLNHFPDRLSENNLIDRLKTDVSRSVLFITRARGTDIVRPFLTDNIYLNRGSINNGLLNSIPDYLEENNDKSTPLREKRAMYSSIQANYFRNHSGVLRSICKRILVWEMLSEETLTNKCIELMNKKYFVPLNKAKSVLIELIDLVKVARDLREDVIPSILQLLDRYKGNQIYLNPVNVDREGIEEAIKLLEERNVLLLTGISFCGKTHLARRIAKELQYSGYNCLIESDIKEARRFLMQNSLEERLCVIEDPFGQVELEDNFYEVWSTLSQLIENLGPNRKIIVTSKKELLRRLKNTDNPHEWMLEGNEWTDLTVQDHQFIQNVWNAYCLEKNISTEVAELVKKNLNELHSNNLLQPGQLRHLAFRDKSELIQKDFEDLVQLATVDAHTLGMYFNTKSNEFNKVLMALGLGSDTTQAIKFKELTHVLSNSEDQPSLVILKEDYQMMDFPGKKSSPSFPEYTSDAKLPDWILEHLEDMEINGYVTVVDDNILFTHPTYYEASKYVIKHQRRSQLGQIVHILSKGIGCLEPKTAFMYTKQIEKLFSNYSSNQVFKDELISLAIKSLNSIFPSIRDSGLIFLLSIIDNQSNDLQKVVYDFIKHNDIKNSRVFWQEGEPWLEVSNSTSFVDYLDDLLRNHDNNDVENIANKLIQPHESKNVSSEEAWKIASNEFLFEEEDKNLRLIAQLLSYKESFIRSKIAFTVARYFSDSKQHIDIVFSDEHPNVVYQAIRGAMRGWNSFNCEHKAYLMNYMTQAMSNKIVAANTSRFLIDFGDDFGRDYIDRSSLNEDQTKELWSVWSELFPIFLQTVPNNFVSLNESDLFNTVIKSVEYIDSSAVVKIAESWLYWIEKNLPNRLLHESGYAVSDFLLKKTEPSERQRISERILSQEDTNFITVALSEFVDKWTTLSDGEKQKIISLLQSNREDVRWLKAVCLTRTKVPEIISSIVLGKEKIFEEEIIKVIDYFPVELLTDCLRVFIGNPQPLWWLGYHHPRGTRWPEMLLRLLEIPEHPSFKVALSNFVDRFINGAFRDEQRIQVLEVWENIISYKDNCLSDYLFSELKVQCISNNGPDIKDLWSVFFNNINNEKKSYYINDVVKEVEAFTYFNEIYEIFHMEFFEKEILPQLTADNILINMVMSSDSILNNIEEDVNSYIKDMYTVIEKVYSIESPRLNLTNTLVENFFSRKYEVIPLSDLIESINQASKKITEEGRKKKKDIVEFYDLQHADVINDWVSLYQKD; translated from the coding sequence TTGTCAGTTGAAATATCAGGTGTACAAGGATATGAATATCAATATTTAGCAACAGTGTATATTGCACTATCTAATCTCGAAAAAGATAATATTGAACTAATTGTAGAGAAAAAGGGTGGTGAAGATGCTGAGCTAATTATTGTTGAAGATGGGCAGAAAAATACAGTTGAGATCCAAGTAAAGAGTACACAAGCGGATCTAACTCTTAAAGAGCTTACTTCGTGGTTAAATCATTTTCCCGACAGATTATCAGAAAACAACCTTATTGATAGATTAAAGACTGATGTCTCTAGGTCTGTTTTATTTATAACAAGAGCGAGAGGCACAGATATAGTTCGGCCCTTTTTAACAGACAATATTTACTTGAACAGAGGTTCAATCAACAATGGACTTTTAAATAGTATCCCTGATTATTTAGAAGAAAATAATGATAAAAGTACTCCTTTAAGAGAAAAACGTGCTATGTATTCTTCTATACAGGCGAATTACTTTAGAAACCATAGTGGTGTTTTGCGTAGTATTTGTAAAAGAATTTTGGTCTGGGAGATGCTAAGCGAAGAAACACTTACTAATAAATGTATTGAATTAATGAACAAGAAATACTTTGTACCACTAAATAAAGCGAAAAGTGTTTTAATAGAGCTAATAGATCTAGTTAAAGTCGCAAGAGATTTGCGTGAAGATGTAATTCCGTCAATTTTACAACTCCTTGATAGATACAAGGGTAATCAAATTTACTTAAATCCAGTTAACGTAGACAGAGAAGGAATAGAAGAAGCAATAAAACTTTTAGAAGAAAGAAATGTACTCCTTCTTACGGGCATTTCATTTTGTGGAAAAACTCATTTGGCTAGAAGAATTGCAAAGGAATTACAATACTCAGGGTATAATTGTTTAATAGAGTCGGATATTAAAGAAGCGCGGCGTTTTCTCATGCAAAATTCTTTAGAAGAGAGATTATGTGTTATTGAAGATCCATTTGGTCAGGTAGAATTAGAAGACAACTTTTATGAAGTATGGAGTACACTATCCCAATTGATTGAAAATTTGGGACCAAACAGAAAAATTATCGTTACAAGTAAAAAAGAGTTGCTTAGGAGACTCAAAAATACAGATAATCCTCATGAATGGATGTTAGAAGGGAATGAATGGACAGATTTAACGGTCCAAGATCACCAATTTATACAAAATGTATGGAATGCATATTGTTTGGAAAAAAATATTTCTACTGAAGTAGCTGAGCTAGTGAAAAAAAATCTTAATGAGTTACATTCTAACAATCTATTACAACCTGGGCAACTAAGGCATTTAGCATTTCGGGATAAATCAGAGTTAATACAAAAAGACTTTGAAGATTTGGTTCAGTTAGCTACAGTTGATGCACATACGCTGGGAATGTACTTCAACACAAAATCAAATGAATTTAATAAAGTACTCATGGCATTGGGCTTAGGCTCTGATACTACACAAGCGATTAAATTTAAAGAACTTACCCATGTATTATCTAATTCAGAAGATCAACCAAGCTTAGTGATACTAAAAGAAGATTACCAAATGATGGATTTTCCTGGTAAAAAAAGCAGTCCCTCTTTTCCTGAGTATACTTCTGATGCAAAACTACCAGACTGGATATTAGAGCATTTAGAAGATATGGAAATAAATGGATACGTAACTGTTGTTGATGACAATATATTATTCACACATCCAACTTACTATGAGGCATCAAAATATGTAATCAAACATCAGAGAAGATCACAACTGGGTCAAATAGTTCATATTCTATCTAAGGGGATAGGATGTTTAGAGCCTAAAACGGCATTTATGTATACTAAGCAAATAGAAAAATTGTTCTCTAATTATTCATCAAACCAGGTGTTTAAGGATGAGCTAATATCTTTGGCGATTAAGTCATTAAATTCTATCTTTCCTTCTATTAGAGATTCGGGACTTATTTTTCTTCTTTCAATTATCGACAACCAAAGTAATGATTTGCAAAAAGTTGTATATGACTTTATAAAACACAATGATATAAAAAACAGCAGGGTGTTCTGGCAAGAAGGTGAGCCCTGGTTAGAGGTTTCAAACTCAACTAGTTTTGTCGATTATCTGGATGATTTGCTAAGAAATCACGATAATAATGATGTTGAAAATATAGCTAATAAATTAATACAGCCTCACGAATCAAAAAACGTAAGTTCTGAAGAAGCGTGGAAGATTGCATCAAATGAATTTTTATTCGAAGAAGAAGATAAAAATTTAAGATTAATAGCACAATTACTTTCATATAAAGAATCCTTTATTAGATCGAAAATTGCTTTCACGGTAGCTAGGTATTTCAGTGATAGCAAGCAGCATATTGATATAGTTTTTAGTGATGAACATCCGAACGTGGTGTACCAAGCTATTAGGGGAGCAATGAGAGGTTGGAATAGCTTTAATTGTGAACATAAGGCTTATTTAATGAATTATATGACTCAGGCAATGTCCAATAAGATTGTAGCTGCTAACACTAGTAGATTCTTGATAGATTTTGGTGATGATTTCGGTAGAGATTATATTGATCGGAGCAGTTTAAATGAAGATCAAACAAAAGAGTTGTGGAGTGTGTGGAGTGAATTATTCCCTATATTTTTGCAGACAGTTCCCAACAATTTTGTATCTTTAAATGAATCCGACTTATTTAATACAGTTATCAAGTCGGTAGAGTATATAGATTCTAGCGCCGTTGTAAAAATTGCAGAGTCTTGGTTATATTGGATAGAGAAAAATTTACCCAATAGGTTATTACATGAGTCTGGTTATGCAGTTTCTGATTTTTTATTAAAAAAAACAGAGCCCAGTGAAAGACAACGAATTTCGGAGAGAATTCTAAGCCAAGAGGATACTAATTTTATTACTGTTGCACTATCTGAATTTGTCGACAAGTGGACTACTTTAAGTGATGGAGAAAAACAAAAAATAATCTCATTATTACAAAGTAATAGAGAAGATGTTAGATGGTTAAAGGCTGTATGCTTAACTAGAACCAAGGTTCCAGAAATAATTTCTTCTATTGTTTTAGGCAAAGAAAAGATATTCGAAGAAGAAATCATTAAAGTTATTGATTATTTTCCAGTAGAGTTACTCACTGATTGTTTGAGAGTATTTATTGGTAATCCACAACCTTTGTGGTGGCTCGGATATCATCACCCTAGAGGTACAAGATGGCCTGAAATGTTATTACGTCTTCTTGAAATACCAGAACATCCGAGTTTCAAAGTCGCCTTATCAAATTTTGTTGATCGGTTTATTAATGGTGCTTTCAGAGATGAACAAAGAATTCAAGTTTTAGAAGTATGGGAGAACATCATATCATATAAGGACAATTGTTTAAGTGATTATTTGTTTAGTGAATTAAAAGTACAATGCATTTCCAATAATGGACCAGACATCAAAGATTTATGGAGTGTCTTTTTTAACAATATTAATAATGAAAAAAAGTCATACTATATAAATGATGTCGTTAAAGAAGTTGAAGCATTTACTTATTTCAATGAAATTTATGAAATTTTTCATATGGAGTTTTTCGAAAAGGAAATTTTACCACAATTAACTGCTGATAATATATTAATAAACATGGTTATGAGTAGCGACAGTATCCTTAATAATATTGAGGAAGACGTTAACTCTTATATTAAGGATATGTATACAGTGATTGAGAAAGTTTATTCTATTGAATCTCCTAGACTAAACTTAACTAATACTTTAGTTGAAAACTTCTTCTCCAGAAAATATGAGGTAATTCCTTTAAGTGATTTAATAGAGTCTATCAACCAAGCAAGTAAAAAAATCACAGAAGAAGGGCGTAAAAAAAAGAAAGATATAGTTGAGTTTTATGATTTGCAACATGCTGACGTAATAAACGACTGGGTTTCCTTATACCAAAAAGATTGA
- a CDS encoding rolling circle replication-associated protein: protein MKSSYSKAIISNNFVEVIQQAYSPNIKRTSLGGRKPTSKQSMENFEANIKVSINRARKRIRRLLECNFTEQYAFITLTFKPTNEFDLTDINTCNKLFRVFKKRLTYYLKKNRHSKFTYLGVTEFHNEQGNIHYHLVCNLIEISTKTLENIWSYGFVSKMVSDSRPTDNEKIASYLNKGIADKRLNGHDRYLKSHKLKQPDIYELENIADFYAHLDKCIPSFKHGDTYYSPYTGETKYEQYYLENAKELIDYVQDAG, encoded by the coding sequence ATGAAATCTTCTTACTCAAAAGCAATCATTAGCAACAACTTTGTAGAAGTCATTCAACAAGCATATTCACCTAACATTAAAAGAACTTCTTTAGGAGGACGTAAGCCTACCTCAAAGCAATCCATGGAAAATTTTGAAGCAAATATCAAGGTAAGCATTAACCGTGCAAGGAAGAGAATTCGTAGATTGTTAGAGTGTAACTTTACCGAGCAATATGCTTTTATCACACTTACATTTAAACCTACAAATGAGTTTGACCTTACCGATATTAACACTTGTAACAAGCTATTTAGAGTTTTCAAGAAACGTCTCACTTACTACCTTAAAAAAAATAGGCACAGCAAATTTACTTACTTAGGCGTTACTGAGTTTCACAATGAACAGGGCAACATCCATTATCATCTAGTTTGCAATCTAATTGAGATTTCAACTAAAACTCTAGAAAACATTTGGTCATATGGTTTTGTTAGTAAAATGGTATCTGATTCTCGTCCTACTGATAATGAGAAGATTGCTTCTTATTTAAACAAGGGCATAGCTGACAAGAGACTTAACGGACACGATAGATATTTGAAATCACATAAACTTAAACAGCCAGATATTTACGAGCTCGAAAATATAGCTGATTTTTATGCTCACCTTGATAAATGCATACCAAGTTTTAAACATGGTGACACATATTACTCCCCATATACAGGTGAGACAAAATACGAGCAATACTATTTAGAAAACGCAAAGGAGCTAATCGACTATGTACAGGATGCTGGATAA
- a CDS encoding helix-turn-helix domain-containing protein has translation MLDNYPDVLNVSDVQRVLGIGRKQAYELVHSGNFHVINIGKRIKVSKSVLIKWIEGEKNNHAN, from the coding sequence ATGCTGGATAATTACCCAGATGTTTTAAATGTTTCAGACGTCCAAAGAGTTCTAGGGATAGGGAGAAAGCAGGCATATGAGCTAGTACACTCTGGAAACTTTCATGTAATAAACATTGGGAAACGAATTAAAGTCTCAAAAAGCGTTCTAATTAAATGGATTGAAGGGGAGAAAAACAATCATGCCAACTAA
- a CDS encoding serine/threonine protein kinase: MKDEFRDEQLPKWKDMIQNLFEGEVPVSKEWYDKASIVKVLNFVGEYEALNHTFLPNGGGLDLHGCSFSNESQCIELDLGGIAHVLKPKKLTFQWFPNADYEWAYFLLESETLKSSGVYEELFYDEEELVEISPGEYIERAYWDEGYFDGERLPKEARLIGRYLSGSLAIFSKASLYNKNSRTYDGRHSTMSPEAFRNHIKEVVMYLNEQDKK, translated from the coding sequence ATGAAGGATGAGTTTAGAGACGAGCAATTACCTAAATGGAAAGACATGATTCAAAACTTATTTGAAGGTGAAGTACCAGTTAGTAAGGAGTGGTATGATAAAGCTTCAATTGTAAAAGTATTAAATTTTGTAGGTGAGTATGAGGCTCTAAACCATACCTTTTTACCAAATGGTGGAGGATTGGATTTGCATGGTTGTTCTTTTTCAAATGAAAGTCAATGTATTGAGCTAGACTTAGGAGGAATTGCTCACGTTTTAAAACCTAAGAAGCTAACTTTTCAATGGTTTCCTAACGCTGATTATGAATGGGCATATTTTTTACTAGAGTCAGAGACACTAAAGTCATCTGGTGTTTATGAAGAATTATTTTATGACGAAGAGGAACTTGTTGAAATATCACCTGGAGAATATATCGAGAGGGCTTATTGGGATGAGGGCTATTTCGATGGCGAACGTCTTCCAAAAGAAGCGAGATTAATTGGAAGGTATTTAAGTGGATCGTTGGCAATTTTTTCTAAGGCTTCTTTATATAATAAAAATTCAAGGACATATGATGGTCGACATAGTACAATGTCACCGGAAGCTTTTAGAAATCATATTAAGGAAGTAGTTATGTATTTAAATGAGCAGGACAAAAAATAA